From Solidesulfovibrio carbinoliphilus subsp. oakridgensis, the proteins below share one genomic window:
- a CDS encoding sigma-54 interaction domain-containing protein, with amino-acid sequence MKRPLGPFPGDDASAFALENVADAVFAVDRDFLVRYCNLAAGEIARIDPAEAIGRTCREVFGVSNCRSVCVLRQSMEEARPIANRIVTLKRQGCPDVPVTISAAPIWAMGGAVIGGVQVFRDLSGGGFVSRLAGLQPLDDFGTRDPQLSEIVRMLPQIAQSDSTVLLLGESGTGKEVFARAIHKLSERSSGPFVAVNCGALPEQLMESELFGYKSGAFTDARKDKPGRFALAEAGTLLLDEIGDLPYAMQAKILRALQERAYEPLGGVATLPADVRVIAATNRDLGKMVADGAFRQDLFYRLSVVVIRIPPLRERPGDVPLLVDRVLGRCRMAVTKRIEAISPEAMERLLAHDYPGNIRELENILEYAAILSPGRTIELCHLPEHLRGPAPACPFKNGRTMAEIRFLAAREAVARCGGNRNAACRELGISKDTLRRILGRRDEERG; translated from the coding sequence GTGAAGCGGCCCCTTGGCCCTTTTCCCGGGGACGACGCCAGCGCCTTTGCCCTGGAAAACGTGGCCGACGCCGTTTTTGCCGTGGATCGGGACTTCCTCGTCCGCTACTGCAACCTGGCCGCCGGCGAGATCGCCCGCATCGACCCGGCCGAGGCCATCGGCCGGACCTGCCGCGAGGTCTTCGGCGTGTCCAACTGCCGGTCGGTCTGCGTGCTGCGCCAGAGCATGGAAGAGGCCAGGCCCATCGCCAACCGGATCGTGACGCTCAAGCGCCAAGGCTGCCCGGACGTGCCGGTCACCATCAGCGCCGCGCCCATCTGGGCCATGGGCGGGGCGGTCATCGGCGGGGTGCAGGTCTTTCGCGACCTGTCGGGCGGGGGGTTCGTCAGCCGGCTGGCCGGGCTCCAGCCGCTGGACGACTTCGGCACCCGCGACCCGCAACTCTCCGAAATCGTCCGCATGCTGCCCCAGATCGCCCAGAGCGACTCCACGGTCCTGCTCCTTGGCGAGTCCGGCACCGGCAAGGAGGTCTTTGCCCGGGCCATCCACAAGCTGTCCGAGCGCAGTTCCGGGCCGTTCGTGGCCGTCAACTGCGGGGCCCTGCCCGAACAGCTCATGGAGTCGGAGCTTTTCGGCTACAAGTCCGGGGCCTTCACCGACGCCCGGAAAGACAAGCCCGGCCGCTTCGCCCTGGCCGAGGCCGGGACGCTTTTGCTCGACGAGATCGGCGACCTGCCCTACGCCATGCAGGCCAAGATCCTGCGCGCCCTCCAGGAACGGGCCTACGAGCCGCTTGGCGGCGTGGCCACCTTGCCGGCCGACGTGCGGGTCATTGCCGCCACCAACCGGGATCTCGGCAAAATGGTCGCCGACGGGGCCTTTCGCCAGGACCTCTTTTATCGCCTGAGCGTGGTGGTCATCCGCATCCCGCCGCTGCGCGAGCGGCCGGGCGACGTGCCGCTCCTGGTCGACCGGGTCCTTGGCCGCTGCCGCATGGCTGTCACCAAGCGCATCGAGGCCATAAGCCCCGAGGCCATGGAGCGCCTGCTGGCCCACGACTATCCCGGCAACATCCGGGAACTCGAAAACATCCTCGAATACGCGGCCATCCTCAGTCCCGGCCGTACCATCGAGCTGTGCCACCTGCCCGAGCACCTGCGCGGCCCGGCCCCGGCCTGTCCGTTCAAAAACGGCCGCACCATGGCCGAGATCCGCTTCCTCGCCGCCCGCGAGGCGGTCGCGCGGTGCGGCGGCAACCGCAACGCCGCCTGCCGCGAACTCGGCATCTCCAAGGACACCCTGCGCCGCATCCTCGGCCGGCGCGACGAGGAAAGAGGATAA
- a CDS encoding mechanosensitive ion channel domain-containing protein has product MMGDAAKIFGLSVVLALCVLATDAGPCFSRTGQPAPVLVLAAGPARHAIKAGDTLSLLAQRYGVPAAAILKANPGLDPARLQLGKEIVIPAAGRAAPEPAPPAVSAAPAPGGLELRPQKAPQATEPVGHDLPDAPARTASPPETIPPTRGTTPPPAETPPAPPVATAADAKAAETAAVRETAPLSPVPSVAVEKVGERTRIALGGKAFFADQILPWALDLGSRLLSAAVMFVVGLWLASRVGRLLARVLLGRGVPQEVVSFAGSLTRYSLYLVVLIACLGQLGLNITSLLALFGAAGLAVSLALKDTLANFASGIMLLLFRFFRVGDRVSLPGVAGATGVVASIDVFSTIIRSDTGDTIIVPNSKIAGNIIVVGAAQTPVGE; this is encoded by the coding sequence ATGATGGGTGATGCGGCGAAAATTTTCGGGCTGTCGGTGGTGCTGGCCCTGTGCGTCCTGGCGACCGACGCCGGCCCCTGCTTTTCCCGGACCGGCCAGCCCGCGCCGGTCCTGGTGCTGGCGGCCGGACCGGCCAGGCACGCCATCAAGGCCGGCGACACCCTGAGCCTTCTGGCCCAACGTTACGGCGTGCCGGCGGCGGCCATCCTCAAGGCCAACCCGGGCCTCGATCCGGCCCGGTTGCAGCTCGGCAAGGAAATCGTCATTCCGGCCGCCGGCCGCGCCGCCCCGGAGCCGGCGCCCCCCGCCGTTTCCGCCGCCCCGGCCCCGGGCGGCCTGGAACTGCGGCCGCAAAAGGCCCCGCAAGCCACGGAGCCGGTCGGGCACGACCTGCCCGACGCGCCGGCCCGGACCGCTTCGCCCCCCGAAACCATCCCGCCAACCCGTGGGACAACCCCACCCCCGGCCGAAACGCCGCCAGCACCGCCCGTGGCGACTGCGGCCGACGCCAAGGCTGCTGAAACGGCGGCCGTGCGGGAGACCGCGCCGCTGTCGCCGGTCCCGTCCGTGGCCGTGGAAAAAGTTGGAGAGCGCACCCGGATCGCCCTCGGGGGAAAGGCATTTTTCGCGGACCAGATCCTTCCCTGGGCCCTCGATCTGGGAAGCCGGCTCCTGTCGGCCGCCGTGATGTTCGTCGTGGGCCTGTGGCTGGCCAGCCGGGTGGGCAGGCTTCTGGCCCGGGTGCTCCTTGGCCGGGGCGTGCCTCAGGAGGTCGTGTCCTTTGCTGGCAGCCTTACCCGCTACAGTCTTTACCTCGTGGTGCTCATCGCCTGCCTGGGGCAGCTCGGGCTCAACATCACGTCCCTTCTGGCCCTTTTCGGCGCGGCGGGCCTCGCGGTCAGTCTGGCCCTCAAGGACACGCTGGCCAACTTCGCCTCGGGCATCATGCTGCTCCTCTTCCGGTTTTTCCGCGTGGGCGACCGGGTCAGTCTGCCCGGCGTGGCCGGGGCCACGGGTGTCGTGGCCTCCATCGACGTCTTCAGCACCATCATCCGTTCCGACACCGGCGACACCATCATCGTCCCCAACTCCAAGATCGCCGGGAACATCATCGTGGTCGGCGCGGCCCAGACGCCGGTCGGGGAGTAG
- a CDS encoding flagellar basal body-associated FliL family protein: protein MHHLLKIGLLLLAFLLVPPATGRLDASSEGGHGGDSKKSEKKGDKKEAGKAVDGVIDLGPVTVNVLSNRGFRFLRLSMQVQCETNEEAERLTLPDAKEDLVFFLSSKMAEDLLGNPGKMILRRDLTELFSKYAGAGKVKNIFFTEFVFQ, encoded by the coding sequence ATGCACCATCTTCTCAAAATCGGCCTGCTCCTGCTCGCCTTTCTGCTGGTGCCGCCGGCAACCGGCCGGCTCGACGCCTCTTCCGAAGGCGGGCACGGCGGGGATTCCAAGAAGAGCGAGAAAAAGGGCGACAAAAAGGAGGCGGGCAAGGCCGTGGACGGCGTCATCGACCTCGGGCCGGTGACCGTCAATGTGCTGAGCAACCGGGGATTCAGGTTCCTGCGCCTGTCCATGCAGGTCCAGTGCGAGACCAACGAGGAGGCCGAACGGCTCACCCTGCCCGACGCCAAGGAGGATCTGGTCTTTTTCCTCTCCTCGAAAATGGCCGAGGATCTGCTCGGCAATCCCGGTAAAATGATCTTGCGCCGTGACCTGACCGAGCTTTTTTCCAAGTACGCCGGTGCGGGCAAGGTGAAAAACATCTTTTTCACGGAGTTCGTTTTTCAGTAG
- the dapA gene encoding 4-hydroxy-tetrahydrodipicolinate synthase, whose product MEFRGAITALVTPFRNGEVDEEAYRAFIEWQIEQGIHGLVPCGTTGESATLSHDEHKRVIRICVDQVKGRVPVLAGAGSNNTREAIELTQDAKDAKADGALLITPYYNKPTQAGLVAHFKAIGERVDMPFIVYNVPGRTAVNLLPETLAILKKEIRQVVGVKEATGDLNQVSRVLEFCGEDFMVLSGDDFTALPTMAIGGRGVISVVSNFMPHQMSAMCEAVAAGDLTKAKALHYAMSPLFRAAFLETNPVPAKMALDLMGRFPFETRLPMVPLQPQNLEKLKAALTEAKLV is encoded by the coding sequence ATGGAGTTTCGGGGCGCAATCACCGCACTAGTGACGCCATTTCGAAACGGCGAGGTGGATGAAGAGGCGTACCGCGCCTTTATCGAATGGCAGATCGAGCAGGGCATCCATGGCCTTGTTCCCTGCGGCACGACGGGCGAATCCGCCACGCTTTCCCACGACGAGCACAAACGGGTGATCCGGATCTGCGTGGACCAGGTCAAGGGCCGCGTGCCGGTCCTGGCCGGGGCCGGGTCCAACAATACCCGCGAGGCCATAGAGCTGACCCAGGACGCCAAGGACGCCAAGGCCGACGGTGCGCTTCTGATCACGCCCTACTATAACAAACCCACCCAGGCCGGGCTGGTGGCCCATTTCAAGGCCATCGGCGAGCGGGTGGACATGCCCTTTATCGTTTACAACGTGCCGGGCCGCACGGCCGTCAACCTCCTGCCCGAGACGCTGGCCATCCTCAAGAAGGAGATCCGGCAGGTGGTCGGGGTCAAGGAGGCGACCGGCGACCTCAACCAGGTGTCCCGGGTGCTGGAATTTTGCGGCGAGGACTTCATGGTCCTTTCCGGCGACGATTTCACGGCCCTGCCGACCATGGCCATCGGCGGCCGGGGCGTCATTTCCGTGGTCTCGAACTTTATGCCGCACCAGATGTCGGCCATGTGCGAGGCCGTGGCCGCGGGCGACCTGACCAAAGCCAAGGCGCTCCACTACGCCATGAGCCCGCTTTTCCGGGCGGCCTTTCTCGAAACCAACCCGGTGCCCGCGAAAATGGCCCTGGATTTGATGGGCCGGTTCCCGTTCGAAACGCGCCTGCCCATGGTGCCCTTGCAGCCCCAGAACCTGGAGAAGCTGAAGGCCGCCCTCACCGAGGCCAAACTGGTCTGA
- the thrC gene encoding threonine synthase: MITVSDFPTYRGTMEYVCLGCQARFDIRELYYTCPHCGGVFILEDTSFDSLLEYPASYWQSLFDKRAATRVTALRGVLRFYELMAPVVDEEDIVYLGEGHTPLVAANEALSGIVGAPFYYKNDGQNPSASFKDRGMACAFSYLKHLVRVNDWDSVLTVCASTGDTSAAAALYAAYVGGPIKSVVILPKGKVTPQQLAQPLGSGATVIEVPGVFDDCMKVVEHLADNFRVALLNSKNAWRILGQESYAFEVAQWFGWDTYRKCVFVPIGNAGNVTAIMSGFLKLQKLGVIRSLPRIFGVQSHHADPVYQYYDEADPAKRRFEPVPVTPSVAQAAMIGNPVSFPRVAHYAREYEKIGGPGSFQVVQVTEQAIIEGMLLANRHGHISCTQGGECLAGLLKARELGLVEPSEVSILDATAHHLKFIGFQEMYFENSFPAAYGITPDAKYVNRPRSIMTDADKAALSPEDYTAKASAAIVEALGLARK, translated from the coding sequence ATGATCACGGTCAGCGATTTCCCCACCTATCGGGGCACGATGGAATATGTCTGCCTGGGCTGCCAGGCCCGGTTCGACATCCGCGAACTCTACTACACCTGTCCGCACTGCGGGGGCGTCTTCATCCTCGAGGACACGTCCTTCGACAGTCTCCTCGAATACCCGGCCAGCTACTGGCAGTCGCTGTTCGACAAGCGCGCGGCCACCCGGGTCACGGCGTTGCGCGGGGTGCTGCGGTTTTACGAGCTGATGGCCCCGGTGGTGGACGAGGAGGACATCGTCTACCTGGGCGAGGGCCACACGCCGCTCGTCGCCGCCAACGAGGCCCTCTCCGGCATCGTCGGCGCGCCCTTTTACTACAAAAACGACGGGCAGAACCCGAGCGCGTCCTTCAAGGACCGGGGCATGGCCTGCGCCTTCAGCTATTTGAAGCACCTGGTCCGGGTGAACGATTGGGATTCGGTTCTGACCGTGTGCGCCTCCACCGGCGACACCTCGGCCGCGGCCGCGCTCTACGCCGCCTATGTGGGCGGGCCGATCAAGTCCGTGGTCATCCTGCCCAAGGGCAAGGTCACGCCCCAGCAGCTGGCCCAGCCGCTCGGCAGCGGGGCCACCGTCATCGAGGTGCCGGGGGTCTTTGACGACTGTATGAAGGTGGTCGAGCACCTGGCCGACAACTTCCGGGTGGCGCTTTTAAATTCCAAAAACGCCTGGCGCATCCTCGGCCAGGAGTCCTACGCCTTCGAGGTGGCCCAGTGGTTTGGCTGGGACACCTACCGCAAGTGCGTGTTCGTGCCCATCGGCAACGCGGGCAACGTGACGGCCATCATGAGCGGTTTTCTGAAGCTCCAAAAGCTCGGCGTCATTCGCTCCCTGCCCCGCATCTTCGGCGTCCAGTCCCACCACGCCGACCCGGTCTACCAGTATTACGACGAGGCCGATCCGGCCAAGCGCCGCTTCGAGCCGGTGCCGGTCACCCCGTCCGTGGCCCAGGCGGCCATGATCGGAAATCCGGTCTCCTTTCCGCGCGTGGCCCACTACGCCAGGGAGTACGAGAAGATCGGCGGCCCGGGCAGCTTCCAGGTGGTCCAGGTGACCGAGCAGGCCATCATCGAGGGGATGCTCTTGGCCAACCGCCACGGGCATATCAGCTGCACCCAGGGTGGCGAATGCCTGGCCGGGCTCCTCAAAGCCCGGGAGTTGGGGCTCGTCGAGCCGTCGGAGGTTTCGATCCTCGACGCCACGGCCCACCACCTCAAATTCATCGGCTTCCAGGAGATGTATTTCGAAAACTCCTTCCCGGCCGCCTACGGCATCACCCCGGATGCGAAATACGTCAACCGGCCGCGCTCCATCATGACCGACGCGGACAAGGCCGCCCTCTCGCCCGAGGACTATACGGCCAAGGCTTCGGCCGCCATCGTGGAGGCCCTGGGGCTGGCCCGCAAGTAA
- a CDS encoding ATP-binding cassette domain-containing protein — MLETPFRITLEHASVTLGGKPALSDISVTIAQGETWLVLGSNGSGKSTLLRLLRGDIWPDDDGRGARLYQSGDGPGRASPIGLRPRFGMVSPEVQRATKRLCGHLPARTVILAGPRDAVYVQGRPSKAELAMLDTVLDRLGIAHLADTKVEALSNGQIRAVLLARALAGKPLFLFLDEFLDGLDDAARATADRAVAEASGFGAAVLVTSHLGAPLPPGPAKGLTLAGGRIVDTGPAASVLARYREATASGPAVGSAVPAPRPTEAWPDAPDPQGPPLVVLEHASVFLERREILRDINLTVPPGGHLAILGANGAGKSTLLKLVAGEHHPALGGRAVRPGLAAPEGLTDLRDIRRRIGMVSFELEADYDKELPALELVLSGIAATVGLYAEPSARDVAKARRWLEFFGVADLAGRRLGQLSAGQTRRLFLARAMVGQPRLLLLDEPFSGLDAASRRLAMAAVSAAARSGVTVLTVVHRRGDVIPEIQTVLRLVRGRLEPEPPA; from the coding sequence ATGCTCGAAACACCCTTTCGCATCACCCTGGAACATGCCTCGGTCACGCTCGGTGGCAAGCCGGCCCTGTCCGATATTTCCGTCACCATTGCCCAGGGCGAGACCTGGCTTGTGCTCGGGAGCAACGGCTCGGGCAAATCCACGCTCCTGCGCCTGTTGCGCGGCGACATCTGGCCCGACGACGACGGCCGGGGCGCCCGGCTCTACCAGTCCGGCGACGGGCCGGGCCGGGCCTCGCCCATAGGGCTTCGGCCCCGGTTCGGCATGGTCTCGCCCGAGGTCCAGCGGGCCACCAAACGCCTGTGCGGCCACCTGCCGGCCCGGACGGTCATCCTGGCCGGCCCCCGCGACGCGGTCTACGTCCAGGGCCGGCCGTCCAAGGCCGAACTGGCCATGCTGGACACGGTCCTCGACCGGCTCGGCATCGCCCATCTGGCCGACACCAAGGTCGAAGCCCTGTCCAACGGCCAGATCCGGGCCGTGCTTCTGGCCCGGGCCCTGGCCGGCAAGCCGCTTTTCCTTTTCCTCGACGAGTTCCTGGACGGCCTGGACGACGCGGCCCGGGCCACGGCCGACCGGGCCGTGGCCGAGGCGTCCGGGTTCGGCGCGGCCGTGCTCGTCACCAGCCACCTGGGCGCACCCCTGCCCCCCGGGCCGGCCAAGGGCCTGACCCTGGCCGGCGGCCGGATCGTGGACACCGGCCCGGCCGCGTCGGTGCTGGCCCGCTACCGGGAGGCCACGGCCTCCGGGCCGGCCGTGGGGAGCGCCGTCCCGGCCCCGCGTCCGACCGAGGCCTGGCCGGACGCGCCCGATCCGCAGGGACCGCCGCTGGTGGTGCTGGAGCATGCCTCGGTCTTCCTGGAGCGGCGCGAGATCCTGCGCGACATCAACCTGACCGTACCCCCGGGCGGCCACCTGGCCATCCTCGGGGCCAACGGCGCGGGGAAGTCGACGCTGTTAAAACTTGTGGCCGGGGAGCACCATCCGGCCCTGGGCGGGCGGGCCGTGCGGCCGGGGCTGGCCGCGCCCGAGGGGCTGACGGATCTGCGCGACATCCGGCGGCGCATCGGCATGGTGTCGTTCGAGCTGGAAGCGGACTACGACAAGGAGCTGCCGGCCCTGGAGCTGGTCCTGTCCGGGATCGCGGCCACGGTGGGACTCTATGCCGAGCCGTCCGCCCGCGATGTGGCCAAGGCCCGGCGGTGGCTGGAATTTTTCGGCGTGGCCGATCTGGCCGGACGCCGGTTGGGCCAGCTTTCGGCCGGCCAGACCCGGCGCCTCTTCCTGGCCCGGGCCATGGTCGGCCAGCCCCGGCTCTTGCTGCTGGACGAACCGTTTTCCGGGCTCGATGCGGCCTCGCGGCGCCTGGCCATGGCGGCGGTCTCGGCCGCGGCCCGCTCGGGCGTCACGGTCCTGACCGTCGTCCATCGCCGAGGGGACGTCATCCCGGAAATCCAGACCGTGCTGCGGCTCGTGCGGGGCCGCCTCGAACCGGAGCCCCCGGCCTGA
- a CDS encoding TlyA family RNA methyltransferase, whose translation MAKEKFRADRLVFEQGLAESQEAALRLVMAGLVRVEQKGKLAAVDKPGRMFPADAAFSLAATDPYVSRGGGKLATALDAFGLDVSGVTALDAGASTGGFTDCLLQHGAVKVYAVDVGTAQLHEKLRADPRVVSMENCNLRHAPADLLPEPVDLVVADVSFISLTKVLPACLQFLRPGGRVVALVKPQFELPPEKVGHGGVVREEAWRQEAVDRVTDFAREALGLTLAGVVPSKVKGPKGNQEYLVVFAAPAAETGQ comes from the coding sequence ATGGCCAAGGAAAAATTTCGGGCGGACCGCCTGGTCTTCGAGCAAGGGCTGGCCGAATCCCAGGAAGCGGCCCTGCGGCTGGTCATGGCCGGCCTGGTCCGGGTGGAGCAGAAGGGGAAGCTCGCGGCCGTGGACAAGCCCGGCCGGATGTTTCCGGCCGACGCGGCCTTTTCCCTGGCCGCGACCGACCCCTACGTCAGCCGGGGCGGCGGCAAGCTGGCCACGGCGTTGGACGCCTTCGGCCTCGACGTTTCGGGCGTGACGGCCCTGGACGCCGGCGCCTCGACCGGCGGCTTCACGGACTGCCTGCTCCAGCACGGGGCGGTCAAGGTCTACGCCGTGGACGTGGGCACGGCCCAGCTCCACGAGAAGCTCCGGGCCGATCCCCGGGTGGTGTCCATGGAAAACTGCAACCTGCGCCACGCCCCGGCCGACCTCCTCCCTGAACCCGTGGACCTTGTGGTGGCCGATGTTTCGTTTATTTCCCTGACCAAGGTCCTGCCGGCCTGCCTGCAGTTCCTGCGTCCCGGCGGCCGGGTGGTGGCGCTGGTGAAGCCCCAGTTCGAGCTGCCGCCGGAAAAGGTGGGGCACGGCGGGGTGGTCCGCGAGGAGGCCTGGCGCCAGGAGGCCGTGGACAGGGTCACGGACTTCGCCCGGGAGGCGCTGGGATTGACGCTTGCCGGCGTGGTGCCGTCCAAGGTCAAGGGACCCAAGGGCAACCAGGAATACCTGGTGGTCTTTGCCGCGCCGGCCGCCGAAACGGGGCAGTAG
- a CDS encoding nitroreductase family protein: MSMGVKEAIAARHSVRAFARKPLTEGQITELLEAARNAPSSLNSQPWRFRVVTDAADIAWFGTSEASRKQSWLSGAAAIFLCCADLEHYVKDSQAAAFFYRDNDIITGEPMDGIDAYVAREAAAVEQAKFGACAMNVALAEAFLMLRAVEMGLGACWVGMFDEANIKARFGIPAGWRIVNILAVGTPDEPTVYPRKRKSLEEIVLK; the protein is encoded by the coding sequence ATGTCCATGGGCGTGAAAGAAGCCATTGCCGCGCGCCACAGCGTGCGCGCCTTTGCCAGGAAACCGTTGACCGAGGGGCAGATCACCGAATTGCTCGAAGCCGCGAGAAACGCGCCGTCGAGCCTCAACAGCCAGCCCTGGCGGTTTCGGGTCGTCACCGACGCGGCCGATATCGCCTGGTTCGGCACGAGCGAAGCCTCCCGCAAGCAAAGCTGGCTGTCCGGCGCGGCCGCGATCTTCCTCTGCTGCGCCGACCTCGAGCATTACGTGAAGGATTCCCAGGCGGCCGCCTTTTTCTACCGCGACAACGACATCATAACGGGCGAGCCCATGGACGGCATCGACGCCTACGTGGCCCGGGAGGCGGCTGCGGTCGAGCAGGCCAAATTCGGGGCCTGCGCCATGAACGTGGCCCTGGCGGAAGCGTTTCTGATGCTGCGGGCCGTGGAAATGGGCCTTGGCGCCTGCTGGGTCGGCATGTTCGACGAGGCCAACATCAAGGCCCGCTTCGGTATTCCGGCCGGCTGGCGCATCGTCAACATCCTGGCCGTCGGCACCCCGGACGAGCCGACGGTCTACCCCAGAAAGCGCAAGAGTTTGGAGGAGATCGTCCTCAAATAG
- a CDS encoding malate synthase G: MPKRVVVAGLSVEKTLHDVIVNEILPDTSLAAEAFFASLAAIVADLGPRNRELLAKRDAYQAAIDVWHNERRGQPHEAEAYKCFLVGLGYLLPEGPDFAIETVGVDPEIALVSGPQLVVPATNARFAVNAANARWGSLYDALYGTDVIPETGGAAKGPGYNPVRGAAVVAYGAAFLDMAVPLAAGSHADAAGYAVTDAGLTVSLADGQATALARPDQFVGFVGGRQTPKAVLLRNNGLHVELLFDRAHPVGAASPCGMKDVVLEAALTTILDCEDSVAVVDGPDKAAAYRNLLGLFRGDLTARFEKAGRTVDRGPAPDRTFTTPDGSALTLPGRSLLLVRNVGHLMTTDAVLDASGEEIPEGMFDAMVTGLVGLHDLRGKGPLRNSRAGAIYIVKPKMHGPEEVAFACELFDRVEDALGLSRHTMKIGVMDEERRTSLNLKECVRAARDRIIFINTGFLDRTGDEIHTVMEAGPVVGKNDMRREPWMTTYEDRNVDVGLACGFSGRAQIGKGMWAKPDRMAEMVAEKIGHPRAGANCAWVPSPTAATLHAMHYHAVDVFERQRELAVTVRHDRETLLVPPLLGEARPTAAAVAHELETNVQSILGYVSRWVDQGIGCSKVPDLDDVGLMEDRATLRISSQHIANWLRHGLCTEGQVREVLGRMAAVVDRQNALDAAYRPMATDFEASVAFAAACDLIFEGRTQPNGYTEPILTARRRQAKARG, from the coding sequence ATGCCCAAGCGTGTCGTTGTCGCCGGCCTTTCCGTGGAAAAGACCCTCCACGACGTCATCGTCAACGAAATCCTGCCCGACACAAGCCTTGCGGCCGAGGCGTTCTTCGCCTCGCTGGCCGCCATCGTGGCCGACCTCGGTCCCCGGAACCGCGAACTCTTGGCCAAGCGCGACGCCTATCAAGCCGCCATCGACGTCTGGCACAACGAGCGCAGGGGACAGCCCCACGAGGCCGAGGCCTACAAGTGCTTCCTGGTCGGCCTCGGCTATCTGCTGCCCGAAGGCCCGGACTTCGCCATCGAAACCGTGGGCGTGGACCCGGAAATCGCGCTCGTGTCCGGCCCCCAGCTCGTGGTGCCGGCCACCAACGCCCGCTTTGCCGTCAATGCCGCCAACGCCCGGTGGGGCAGCCTCTACGATGCCCTCTACGGCACGGATGTCATCCCGGAGACCGGCGGCGCGGCCAAGGGACCGGGCTACAACCCGGTGCGCGGCGCGGCCGTCGTGGCCTACGGCGCCGCCTTCCTGGACATGGCCGTCCCCCTGGCCGCGGGCAGCCACGCCGACGCGGCCGGCTACGCCGTCACAGACGCGGGCCTCACCGTCAGCCTGGCCGACGGCCAGGCCACGGCCCTGGCCCGGCCGGACCAGTTCGTCGGCTTTGTCGGCGGCAGGCAAACGCCCAAGGCCGTGCTCCTTCGCAACAATGGCCTCCACGTGGAGCTCCTTTTCGACCGGGCCCATCCGGTGGGCGCGGCCAGTCCATGCGGCATGAAGGACGTGGTCCTGGAAGCGGCCCTGACCACCATCCTCGACTGCGAGGATTCCGTGGCCGTGGTCGACGGCCCGGACAAGGCGGCCGCCTACCGCAACCTGCTCGGCCTTTTCCGGGGCGATCTGACCGCCCGGTTCGAGAAGGCGGGGCGTACGGTCGATCGGGGTCCGGCCCCGGACCGGACCTTCACCACCCCGGACGGCTCGGCGCTGACGCTCCCCGGCCGAAGCCTGCTTCTGGTGCGAAACGTCGGGCATCTCATGACCACGGACGCGGTCCTCGACGCCTCGGGCGAGGAGATCCCGGAAGGCATGTTCGACGCCATGGTCACGGGGCTGGTCGGCCTCCACGACCTGCGGGGCAAGGGGCCCCTTCGCAACAGCCGGGCCGGGGCCATCTACATCGTCAAGCCAAAAATGCACGGACCCGAGGAAGTGGCCTTCGCCTGCGAGCTTTTCGACCGGGTGGAGGACGCCCTGGGCCTTTCCCGCCACACGATGAAGATCGGGGTCATGGACGAGGAACGGCGCACGTCGCTCAATCTTAAGGAGTGCGTGCGCGCGGCCAGGGACCGGATCATTTTCATCAATACCGGCTTTCTCGACCGCACGGGCGACGAGATCCACACCGTCATGGAGGCCGGGCCCGTGGTCGGGAAAAACGACATGCGGCGCGAGCCCTGGATGACGACCTACGAGGATCGGAACGTGGATGTGGGCCTGGCCTGCGGCTTTTCCGGCCGGGCGCAGATCGGCAAGGGCATGTGGGCCAAACCCGACCGCATGGCCGAGATGGTGGCGGAGAAGATCGGCCACCCGCGCGCCGGGGCCAACTGCGCCTGGGTGCCGTCGCCGACGGCCGCCACCCTCCACGCCATGCACTACCACGCCGTGGACGTCTTCGAGCGCCAGCGGGAACTTGCCGTCACGGTCCGGCACGACCGCGAAACCCTGCTCGTTCCGCCGCTCCTCGGCGAGGCGCGCCCCACGGCCGCAGCCGTGGCCCATGAGCTCGAAACCAATGTCCAGAGCATCCTCGGCTACGTGTCGCGTTGGGTGGACCAGGGCATCGGCTGCTCCAAGGTGCCGGACCTGGACGACGTCGGGCTCATGGAGGACCGGGCCACGCTGCGCATCTCGAGCCAGCACATCGCCAACTGGCTGCGCCACGGCCTCTGCACCGAGGGGCAGGTCCGCGAAGTGCTCGGCCGCATGGCCGCCGTGGTCGACCGCCAAAATGCCCTGGACGCGGCCTACCGGCCCATGGCCACGGATTTCGAGGCCAGCGTCGCCTTTGCCGCGGCCTGCGACCTCATTTTCGAGGGCCGCACCCAGCCAAACGGCTACACCGAACCGATCCTGACCGCCCGCCGCCGGCAGGCCAAGGCCCGGGGCTAA